From the genome of Vicia villosa cultivar HV-30 ecotype Madison, WI linkage group LG2, Vvil1.0, whole genome shotgun sequence, one region includes:
- the LOC131650593 gene encoding glucan endo-1,3-beta-D-glucosidase 1-like, whose protein sequence is MSASNNKNSKPFLFPQAHSTVLPNPSKFFSPNLLSTPLPTNSFFQNFSLKNGHQPEYIHPYLIKSSNSSLSVSYPSLSSNSKVVSQVFKPDLTITSSSQVQIVQQQFNTFLPQFVNNAMNVLSSLREPHKISSYSDLSVTLDMPSSNLRFFLVRGSPFLTFSVTQPTHLSITTIHAIRYFSSDNNLKKHTFHFSNGQRWILYASSPIRLSHRLSEISSVAFSGVIRIALLPDSKPKSKAVLDRFSSCYPLSGDAVFQEPFGVEYKFKKKGSGDLLMLAHPLHVQLLAKKDCNVTVLSDFKYKSIDGELVGVVGDSWLLKTDPVSVTWHSSKGVKEESRDEIVSSLLKDVKHLNSSKITTNCSYFYGKLIARAARLALIAEEVNQFDIIPDVKKYLKETIEPWLDGTFNGNGFLYDKKWGGIITKQGSINAYANFGFGMYNDHHYQLGYFLYGIAVLAKIDPIWGAKYKPQAYSLMADFMTLSKNSNSKYTRLRCFDLYKLHSWAGGLTEFADGRNQESTSEAVNAYYSAALIGMVYDDAELVATASTLTSLEILAAKMWWHVKEGENMYEKVFSEKNKVVGVLWSNKGDSGLWFGPSEWKECRLGIQLLPILPISEVLFSNVKYVKGLVEWTLPALKRNGVGEGWKGFVYALQGVYDNEGALEKIRKLKGFDDGNSFTNLLWWIHSRGDGVENEVFFECLNDLTICE, encoded by the coding sequence ATGTCTGCAAGTAACAACAAAAACAGCAAACCTTTTCTATTTCCACAAGCTCATTCCACTGTTCTCCCTAACCCCTCCAAATTCTTCTCTCCAAATCTTCTATCCACACCCCTCCCTACAAACTCTTTCTtccaaaacttctctctcaaaaatGGTCACCAACCTGAGTACATTCATCCTTACCTCATAAAATCTTCTAACTCATCACTTTCTGTCTCGTATCCTTCTCTTTCTTCAAACTCTAAAGTTGTATCCCAAGTTTTCAAACCTGATCTTACAATCACTTCATCCTCTCAAGTACAAATAGTCCAGCAACAATTCAACACTTTCTTACCCCAGTTTGTCAACAATGCTATGAATGTTTTGTCTTCCTTAAGAGAACCCCACAAAATATCTTCCTATAGTGATCTCAGTGTGACCTTAGATATGCCTTCTTCAAATTTGAGATTTTTTCTTGTTAGGGGAAGTCCCTTTCTGACCTTTTCTGTCACACAACCAACTCATCTTTCCATTACTACCATTCACGCCATTCGCTATTTTTCTTCTGATAATAATCTCAAAAAGCATACTTTTCACTTTAGCAATGGTCAAAGATGGATTTTATATGCTTCTTCACCTATCAGGTTGAGTCATCGTCTTTCTGAGATCTCCTCAGTAGCTTTTTCTGGTGTAATTCGGATAGCTTTGTTGCCGGATTCCAAACCGAAAAGCAAAGCTGTTCTTGACAGGTTTAGTTCTTGTTACCCTTTGTCAGGTGATGCTGTCTTCCAAGAACCATTCGGTGTTGAGTATAAGTTCAAGAAGAAAGGTTCAGGTGATTTGCTGATGTTAGCACATCCTCTTCATGTCCAACTTTTGGCTAAGAAAGATTGCAATGTTACTGTCTTGAGCGATTTTAAGTATAAAAGCATTGATGGAGAGCTTGTTGGTGTTGTTGGTGATTCATGGCTTTTGAAAACCGATCCTGTTTCTGTAACTTGGCACTCAAGCAAAGGGGTGAAAGAAGAATCTCGTGACGAGATTGTTTCATCTCTTCTGAAAGATGTTAAGCATCTAAATTcttcaaaaataacaacaaattgTTCTTACTTTTATGGTAAATTGATAGCAAGGGCTGCAAGGTTGGCATTGATAGCAGAAGAGGTAAATCAGTTTGATATAATTCCAGATGTGAAGAAGTATTTGAAGGAAACCATTGAGCCTTGGCTTGATGGAACTTTTAATGGAAATGGATTTCTCTATGATAAGAAATGGGGAGGTATTATAACCAAACAAGGCTCTATTAATGCCTATGCAAATTTTGGGTTTGGAATGTATAATGATCATCATTATCAATTAGGATACTTTCTCTACGGAATCGCAGTGCTTGCAAAAATTGATCCAATTTGGGGGGCAAAGTATAAGCCTCAAGCCTATTCACTCATGGCAGATTTTATGACATTGAGTAAAAACTCAAACTCCAAATACACGCGTCTAAGGTGTTTTGATCTTTATAAGCTGCATTCATGGGCTGGAGGGCTAACTGAGTTTGCGGATGGAAGAAATCAGGAGAGTACTAGTGAAGCTGTGAATGCATACTATTCTGCAGCATTGATTGGTATGGTATATGATGATGCAGAACTTGTAGCAACTGCTTCGACACTAACATCACTGGAAATTCTAGCGGCTAAAATGTGGTGGCATGTGAAAGAAGGAGAAAATATGTATGAGAAAGTGTTTAGTGAAAAGAACAAGGTTGTTGGTGTGCTTTGGTCTAACAAAGGAGACAGTGGTTTATGGTTTGGTCCTTCTGAGTGGAAAGAATGTAGGCTTGGAATTCAGCTCTTACCAATTCTTCCGATTTCGGAAGTACTGTTCTCTAATGTGAAGTATGTGAAGGGACTTGTGGAGTGGACATTACCTGCTTTGAAAAGGAATGGTGTTGGAGAGGGTTGGAAGGGGTTTGTATATGCATTGCAAGGAGTTTATGATAATGAAGGTGCTTTGGAGAAGATTAGAAAGTTAAAAGGTTTTGATGATGGAAACTCATTTACTAATCTGTTGTGGTGGATTCATAGTAGAGGTGATGGTGTTGAGAATGAAGTATTTTTTGAGTGTTTGAATGATTTAACTATTTGTGAGtga
- the LOC131652900 gene encoding uncharacterized protein LOC131652900 produces the protein MAGLLAWAADVVGGAGGSESGSEDSIPILFTESQKTYVRELDHKSNSLQRSIQDLRLRLPPPDISQRLPHLHAHSLASNNALALQLNAHSSTRHQAQLREETLKEENAAFENAISNCEDKIKEKLQEAELLRSKLEEMDEAEEKLKTEIENMRLRASENAGRSWTAESWEEENKAYTKPGVDADVDGEDSKSAMLDKLEEKKNELSSMEDTVKELEKKWAEVQESALKQPSPAQREKTLDKQLHGLLEQLAVKQTQAEGLLGEIHVKEMELERLNGQWRQLQNNNSEANNARSRYVRGSSDKVQSLSDYDGPQRLPYHSAGRTESQQRLMLLRSAFVLYILALNVIVFIRISF, from the exons ATGGCAGGCTTATTAGCATGGGCAGCAGATGTAGTAGGAGGAGCAGGAGGATCCGAATCAGGTTCCGAAGATTCAATCCCAATCCTCTTCACCGAATCTCAGAAAACCTACGTTCGCGAACTCGATCACAAATCCAATTCTCTCCAACGTTCGATCCAAGATCTCCGCCTTCGATTACCTCCCCCTGATATCTCACAGCGTCTTCCTCATCTTCACGCTCACTCCCTCGCTTCCAATAACGCTCTCGCTCTCCAATTAAACGCTCATTCCTCCACTCGCCATCAG GCTCAGCTTAGAGAAGAGACGCTGAAGGAGGAAAATGCTGCTTTCGAGAATGCTATATCCAATTGCGAGGATAAGATCAAGGAAAAATTACAGGAGGCTGAATTACTAAGGAGCAAGTTAGAG GAAATGGATGAAGCTGAAGAGAAGCTGAAGACCGAAATAGAAAATATGCGTCTGCGAGCTTCTGAAAATGCTGGCCGATCTTGGACGGCCGAGAGTTGGGAGGAAGAAAACAAGGCATATACTAAACCCGGCGTTGATGCAGATGTGGATGGAGAAGATTCAAAATCGGCTATGCTTGACAAATTGGAAGAAAAGAAGAATGAACTG AGTTCAATGGAGGACACTGTAAAGGAGTTGGAAAAGAAATGGGCAGAAGTGCAGGAAAGTGCACTTAAGCAGCCATCCCCAG CACAAAGAGAGAAAACATTGGATAAACAACTTCATGGTTTACTTGAGCAACTAGCAGTTAAACAG ACACAGGCTGAGGGTTTACTTGGTGAAATTCACGTGAAAGAGATGGAGCTGGAAAGATTGAATGGACAATGGCGGCAACTGCAAAACAACAACTCAGAGGCAAACAATGCTAGGAGTCGTTATGTTAGAGGCTCCTCTGATAAGGTACAAAGTTTGTCGGATTATGATGGTCCTCAGAGGCTTCCTTACCATTCTGCAGGTAGAACCGAAAGCCAGCAGAGGCTTATGCTACTTAGGTCGGCATTTGTGCTTTATATTTTAGCCTTAAACGTAATTGTATTTATCAGGATATCATTTTGA
- the LOC131650592 gene encoding uncharacterized protein LOC131650592, which translates to MKDILATYEEATGQAINFLKFEFYCSRNVDFDTRIELATLLGVQQVLGTGRETMIKYVLQSIPTYIMSLFLLPSSLIDEIEKMMNRLWWGHKRDRAKGIHWLSWDRLSMPKSEGGKGFKNISAFNLAMLSKQAWRLTTNSDSLVAPYGAQNFVIKGGLKWSIGSGENISVWDSFWLFDGTSLTNPWPNNLVVDNLKVSDLMSPNGKHWNQSVIHSLVGEEAAEKIQNTPLFTVVQNDSLFWKHESNGKFSVQSAYRYCINDAIDTSHLRISERWNLLWNIRTPPRVSSKDQQATFSVILWSIWKGRNNLVWNQVEDSSTIICQRALQLLTGWREAQQLHPNNGIINPPSTNIRWLKPSRGRLKCNIDASFFHNKVGIGACIRDDTGQFIVARTEWFSPCTDVAIGEALGLLKTLNWVHELGFDNMNFELDAKRVVDSVTNPKPNDSDFGAITGECNRLMALFFRNSHVEFVRRQANEVAHALARNLEIHDNLKHTNSSKASMPI; encoded by the exons ATGAAGGATATTCTTGCCACATATGAGGAAGCCACCGGTCAAGCTATTAATTTCCTTAAATTTGAATTCTACTGCAGTAGGAATGTCGATTTTGATACTAGGATAGAGTTGGCTACGCTTCTAGGAGTTCAACAGGTTCTGGGTACAG GGAGAGAGACTATGATCAAGTATGTTCTGCAATCCATTCCAACTTATATTATGAGTCTCTTCCTTCTTCCCTCCTCCTTAATTGATGAGATTGAGAAGATGATGAATCGGTTATGGTGGGGTCATAAAAGAGATAGAGCTAAAGGTATTCATTGGCTTTCATGGGATAGATTATCTATGCCTAAAAGTGAAGGGGGTAAGGGGTTCAAGAATATCAGTGCTTTCAACCTCGCGATGTTAAGCAAACAAGCATGGAGGCTCACAACCAATTCAGATTCTCTTGTAGCTC CATATGGAGCTCAAAATTTTGTGATTAAGGGAGGCTTAAAATGGAGCATAGGGTCAGGAGAGAATATTTCGGTTTGGGATTCGTTTTGGCTGTTCGATGGTACTTCTCTGACTAATCCTTGGCCTAACAATTTGGTGGTGGATAATCTTAAGGTCTCAGATTTGATGTCTCCGAATGGTAAGCATTGGAACCAAAGTGTTATTCATTCACTTGTAGGGGAAGAAGCAGCTGAAAAGATTCAGAATACCCCCCTCTTTACCGTAGTTCAAAATGATAGTTTATTTTGGAAACATGAGTCTAACGGTAAATTCTCGGTTCAGAGCGCTTACAGGTACTGTATCAATGATGCCATTGACACCTCTCATCTTAGAATCAGTGAGAGATGGAATCTGTTGTGGAACATTAGGACCCCCCCAAGA GTATCCAGTAAAGACCAACAAGCGACTTTCTCAGTTATATTATGGAGTATATGGAAAGGAAGAAATAACCTTGTTTGGAATCAGGTGGAAGATTCTTCGACCATTATTTGTCAGCGTGCCCTTCAGTTGTTGACAGGATGGAGAGAGGCCCAACAGCTTCACCCCAATAATGGGATTATTAACCCCCCGTCTACCAACATCAGATGGTTAAAACCTTCGAGGGGCAGACTCAAGTGTAATATCGACGCATCCTTCTTTCATAACAAAGTTGGAATCGGTGCTTGTATTAGAGATGATACAGGTCAGTTTATTGTAGCCCGAACTGAATGGTTTTCGCCTTGCACAGATGTTGCTATTGGAGAAGCTCTTGGTCTTCTAAAAACCTTAAATTGGGTACATGAGCTGGGGTTTGATAATATGAATTTCGAGTTGGATGCAAAGCGAGTTGTGGATAGTGTGACTAATCCCAAACCCAACGACTCGGACTTTGGAGCTATTACTGGCGAGTGTAACCGGTTAATGGCTCTTTTCTTTAGGAACTCTCATGTTGAGTTCGTTAGAAGACAAGCTAATGAAGTGGCTCATGCTCTGGCACGG AATCTTGAAATTCATGACAATCTGAAACACACCAATAGTTCAAAAGCGTCTATGCCAATATAA
- the LOC131652901 gene encoding DNA ligase 1-like, with translation MSPSPPPPSPPPSAIDALMSGARAASKKKHPPIEKKRKTPHSTSQNPKNLKTLKTLQKPEKPAADREPPKNILHKAPSSSSSSLSSTSKELIADLKERVLLLSNSPSKFNPCTVAYWEKGKPVPFLFLCLAFNLIGEEDGRIKKTEIACNLLRTVIHATPEDLLPIVYLFSGTLAPPQEGLELRIGEPTINTVIAEAYGTTEKRIKEWIKEDKLELELVAQSRRLSQSMLRKPESLTVRKVFKTFHLIAKESGKNSQEKRKNHIKSLLFAATDREPVYLYRLLKKDLNIKCDKQTLLSALGHAAVYTEEHSKVPPEIQSPLEEAESIVKEAYSVSPDFNKIVSALLTDGVWLLPKKCSFTVGDPVQPMLAKPINCVSDALTKFKDIEIACEYKYDGERAQIHYMENGSVEIYSRNSKRITGEFPDVVAAVSRLRKTNVSSFVLDCELVAYDRAKQKILPLQTLSSRARKDVNLSDIKVDVCIFAFDLLFLNGQALLQKNLKTRREYLYASFEEESGFLQFGTSLTSNDAKEIQKFLDQAVSASCEGLIFKPLSKSATYVTSQKSRIWLKLKKDYQDKIGDTLDLVPIGAYYGRGKRKGVYGSFLLACYDNENEEFQAMCNIGTGFTDAKLKELFDILRSKVIMKPKANYRYNAEKTKPDVWFEDSEVFEVKASDLTCSLEYQAAIGLVYSDKGISLRFPRLVRVRTANKAPDQASSSKLVAEMYKAQAQKQESHGQSKMTNKDEDESHEQSNIMDEDENEDD, from the exons ATGTCGCCGTCGCCTCCTCCGCCGTCTCCGCCACCTTCCGCCATTGATGCACTCATGTCCGGCGCTCGAGCAGCctccaagaagaaacatcctccgaTCGAGAAGAAACGTAAAACTCCCCACTCCACCTCCCAAAACCCTAAAAACCTCAAAACCCTAAAAACTCTTCAAAAACCGGAAAAACCCGCCGCCGACCGAGAACCGCCGAAAAATATTCTCCACAAAGCaccgtcatcatcatcatcatcattatcttcTACTTCCAAGGAATTGATCGCCGATTTGAAAGAACGTGTTTTGCTGCTGAGTAATAGTCCATCGAAGTTCAATCCTTGCACGGTTGCATACTGGGAGAAAGGAAAACCAGTGCCATTCCTGTTTCTCTGTTTGGCATTCAATCTGATCGGTGAAGAGGATGGGAGAATTAAGAAGACGGAGATTGCTTGCAATCTTTTGAGGACTGTGATTCACGCTACACCTGAGGATCTCTTGCCGATCGTTTATCTCTTCTCCGGCACTCTTGCTCCACCACAGGAAGGGTTAGAATTGAGAATCGGAGAACCTACTATTAACACAGTGATCGCAGAAGCTTATGGTACCACTGAGAAACGCATCAAAGAGTGGATAAag GAGGATAAATTGGAATTGGAGTTGGTTGCACAAAGTCGCCGTTTGTCTCAGTCTATGCTGCGGAAGCCTGAGTCATTGACTGTTAGGAAGGTTTTCAAGACCTTTCACCTTATTGCCAAA GAATCGGGAAAAAACagtcaagagaagagaaagaatcatATAAAGTCACTTCTTTTTGCTGCAACTGATCGTGAACCTGTATATTTATACCGTTTGCTAAAG AAAGACTTGAACATTAAATGTGATAAGCAAACTCTCTTGTCTGCATTGGGCCATGCTGCAGTGTACACTGAAGAGCATTCAAAAGTGCCTCCTGAAATTCAGTCTCCTTTAGAAGAG GCTGAAAGTATTGTTAAAGAAGCATATTCTGTTTCTCCTGACTTCAACAAAATAGTATCTGCACTTCTTACGGATGGTGTATGGCTACTTCCAAAGAAATGTAGTTTTACTGTTGGTGATCCTGTTCAGCCTATGCTGGCAAAACCAATCAATTGTGTATCTGATGCTCTAACGAAATTCAAGGATATAGAGATTGCATGTGAATACAAATATGACGGAGAGCGTGCTCAG ATACATTATATGGAGAATGGCTCAGTTGAGATTTACAGTAGAAACTCAAAACGGATCACTGGGGAGTTTCCTGATGTTGTTGCTGCAGTTTCCag GTTAAGGAAAACAAATGtttcttcatttgttcttgactGTGAACTTGTTGCATATGATCGTGCAAAGCAGAAAATCCTTCCTTTGCAG ACACTTAGTTCTCGGGCTCGTAAAGATGTAAATTTGAGTGACATAAAGGTTGATGTTTGTATATTTGCATTTGATTTGTTGTTTCTTAATGGACAAGCACTTCTTCAGAAGAACCTAAAAACCCGTCGAGAG tatCTCTATGCCTCTTTTGAGGAGGAATCTGGATTTCTTCAGTTTGGAACATCATTAACATCAAACGATGCCAAGGAAATTCAGAAATTTCTTGATCAAGCTGTGAGTGCAAG TTGTGAAGGGTTAATTTTTAAACCATTAAGTAAAAGTGCTACATATGTAACTTCCCAGAAGTCGCGCATTTGGCTAAAACTGAAGAAAGACTATCAGGATAA GATAGGGGACACACTAGATTTGGTACCTATTGGTGCTTACTATGGGCGTGGGAAACGTAAAG GAGTCTACGGTTCCTTTCTCCTAGCTTGCTATGACAACGAAAATGAAGAATTTCAAGCTATGTGTAACATAG GAACAGGATTCACTGATGCAAAGCTTAAAGAACTTTTTGATATCCTCCGTTCTAAAGTGATTATGAAGCCAAAG GCAAACTATCGATATAATGCAGAAAAAACCAAACCTGATGTCTGGTTTGAAGACAGTGAG GTCTTTGAGGTGAAAGCTTCAGACCTGACCTGTAGTTTGGAATACCAAGCTGCTATAGGCTTAGTATATTCGGATAAG GGCATATCTCTTCGATTTCCACGTTTAGTTAGAGTTCGTACAGCTAACAAAGCCCCTGACCAAGCCTCATCCTCTAAGCTG GTTGCTGAAATGTATAAAGCTCAAGCACAAAAACAAGAATCACACGGACAATCCAAGATGACgaataaagatgaagatgaatcaCATGAACAATCCAATATCatggatgaagatgaaaatgaagATGATTGA
- the LOC131647373 gene encoding uncharacterized protein LOC131647373 has translation MSTSNNKNNNPFLFPHANSTILPDPSKFFSPNLLSTPLPTNSFFQNFVLNNGDQPEYIHPYLIKSSNSSLSLSYPSHFSNSAVISQVFEPDLTISSPEKISHCPHLNHIVSSYNDLSVTLDIPSSNLRFFLVRGSPFLTFSVTQPTPLSITTIHAILSFSSNDSLKKHTFSFNNGQTWILYASSPIRLSHGVSDITSEAFSGITRIALLPDSDFRHEDVLDKYSSCYPVSGNAVFGRPFYVEYKWEKKGSGDLLLLAHPFHLQLLYDYNIDFDVTVLSGFKYQSIDGELVGIVGDSWLLKTDPVNITWHSPNGVKKEYHKEIVSALLKDVEDLNSSAITVKSSYSYGKLIARAARLALIAEEVFFFDMIPKVKIKKFLKETIEPWLDGTFNENGFLYDRKWGGIVTKQDCANSNDCFSSEFYNAQLNCLGYFLYGIAVLVKLDLDWGRKYKPQAYSLMEDFLNLSTCSNPNYTRLRCFDLYKIHSWAGGLLEFEDGRYQKGSNEAINAYYSATLIGLAYGDADVVAIGSTLTALEIEAAKKWWHVKDGGNMYEEEFTKVNRMVGVAWSNKRDTELWFGYPGARQCMLGIQVLPLLPMTELLFSDIEYVKDVVEWALPDLERDGEGEGWKGFVYALQGIYDREGALEKIRKLSGFDDGNSLSNLLWWIHSRC, from the coding sequence ATGTCTACTagtaacaacaaaaacaacaatccTTTTCTATTCCCTCATGCTAACTCCACTATCCTCCCTGACCCCTCCAAATTCTTCTCTCCGAATCTGCTATCAACACCCCTCCCAACTAActctttctttcaaaactttGTTCTCAATAATGGTGATCAACCTGAATACATCCACCCTTACCTCATCAAATCATCTAACTCATCACTTTCACTTTCATATCCATCACACTTTTCTAACTCAGCTGTCATAAGCCAAGTCTTCGAACCCGATCTTACTATTTCCTCACCTGAAAAAATCAGCCATTGTCCCCATTTGAATCATATAGTCTCTTCTTACAATGATCTCAGTGTTACTTTGGATATCCCTTCATCAAATTTGCGTTTTTTTCTTGTTAGGGGAAGTCCCTTTTTGACTTTCTCTGTAACACAACCAACCCCTCTTTCAATCACTACAATTCATGctattctctctttttcttccaatGACTCTCTTAAAAAACATACTTTCAGCTTTAACAATGGTCAAACATGGATTCTGTATGCTTCTTCACCTATCAGGTTGAGTCATGGTGTTTCTGATATCACTTCTGAAGCATTTTCTGGTATAACTCGGATTGCTTTGTTGCCTGATTCTGATTTCAGGCATGAGGATGTTCTTGACAAGTACAGTTCTTGCTATCCTGTGAGCGGTAATGCTGTTTTTGGAAGACCATTTTATGTTGAATACAAATGGGAGAAGAAAGGTTCAGGTGATTTACTGTTGTTAGCACACCCTTTTCATCTTCAGCTTTTGTATGATTATAATATTGATTTTGATGTTACTGTTTTGAGTGGTTTTAAGTATCAAAGCATTGATGGAGAGCTTGTCGGTATTGTTGGCGATTCATGGCTACTAAAAACTGACCCTGTTAATATAACTTGGCATTCTCCAAATGGTGTGAAAAAAGAATACCATAAAGAAATTGTTTCAGCTCTTTTGAAAGATGTTGAGGATCTAAATTCATCTGCAATAACAGTAAAAAGTTCTTACTCTTATGGAAAGTTGATAGCTAGAGCTGCAAGGCTTGCATTGATTGCTGAAGAAGTTTTCTTTTTTGATATGATTCCAAAGGTTAAGATTAAAAAGTTTTTGAAGGAGACTATTGAGCCTTGGCTTGATGGAACTTTTAATGAAAATGGATTTCTCTATGATAGAAAATGGGGTGGAATTGTTACTAAACAAGATTGTGCTAATTCCAATGATTGTTTCAGTTCTGAGTTTTATAATGCTCAACTTAATTGCTTGGGATATTTTCTTTATGGTATTGCTGTTCTTGTTAAGCTTGATCTAGATTGGGGTAGGAAGTATAAGCCTCAAGCTTATTCACTTATGGAAGATTTTCTGAACTTGAGCACATGTTCGAATCCAAATTACACGCGTTTAAGGTGTTTCGATCTTTATAAGATACATTCATGGGCTGGAGGGCTATTAGAATTTGAAGATGGAAGATATCAGAAGGGAAGTAACGAGGCTATTAACGCGTATTATTCTGCTACTTTAATTGGTTTAGCATATGGTGATGCCGATGTTGTTGCTATTGGTTCAACCTTAACAGCGTTGGAAATTGAAGCAGCGAAAAAGTGGTGGCATGTGAAAGATGGAGGGAATATGTATGAGGAAGAATTTACCAAAGTGAATAGAATGGTTGGTGTTGCTTGGTCTAATAAGAGAGATACCGAACTGTGGTTTGGTTATCCTGGTGCAAGACAGTGTATGCTTGGGATCCAAGTTTTACCTTTGTTGCCTATGACAGAATTATTGTTTAGTGATATTGAATATGTTAAGGATGTTGTTGAGTGGGCATTGCCTGATTTGGAAAGGGACGGTGAAGGTGAAGGATGGAAAGGGTTTGTGTATGCATTGCAGGGAATTTATGATAGAGAAGGTGCTTTGGAGAAGATAAGAAAGTTGAGTGGTTTTGATGATGGAAACTCATTGAGTAATTTATTATGGTGGATTCATAGTAGATGTTAA